The following nucleotide sequence is from Mesorhizobium sp. J8.
ATGGGTTTGTTGCGCCGCTTCATCAAAATTGGCACAGTTGATCTGTTGGTCGCTGAATTAGGACTGTACGGGGTACGTCCGGATCTTGAACGGCTCGGAATTGGCCATTCGATCCGCGCCGTCCACCCAATACTTCAGGAACTTAATGTTCCATTCGCTTTCGGCACCGTTCGGCAAGCCTTGCACAGACATATTGAAAGGTTCAGTCAACATAGCCCGCTGACAATTCTTTCGGGAATTCGCGTTCGATCAACCTTACCGCAGCCGCGCCTCGACCTTCCACCAACCCGCGTCGATGATGCACTTGTCACGGTTCTGCCAGTTGGACGCCCGATCAGTGATTGGCCCCCCGGCACGATGATCGATCGGAACGGACCCGAGCTCTAAGGCTGTTTCGAGAGCGGCGCCTCAACTATTTGAAGGCCGGTCTGGATCTTCATTCATTCCGCCCACCAGAAATCGTGGATGTGCTGGTTGAGCCTAATGCCAGTGTTGTAACTGATCCAACGGGGATTGCAGAAGGCCCAACTTTGAGCCCCAGGCCATCCTGGATCGCGCTGCCAATTGGTGCGAAGAGAATCTGCTTGTACGCACCCCTTGGCCGGGGTACGACGCGCCGCCCAGCAAACGACGTCAAGTAAACGGGGATGCGTAAGCGGCTCATACTCCACCGTCACCGAGTTCCCGAAATGGCGTGGCTGGTCGACATGCCAAAATGACTGCCGTGAAGCAGCGAGCATTAAGCGGCAGCGCGTGGGCCATTGTCGCGATGAGACGAGCACATGCGGTAGCACGCCCGTTTTGAAAGCCTCATCGAAGAGTGCGCGGCCCCCTTCATCGGTGATCGGGACGATCTTGCCGCCGCGCGCGGCGACCTCGCGTTTATGCGCAGCAGAACACGCACAGCATCCCGGCATCGGGATCGTTATTTCGCATAGTAAGCGCCCTCAACGCTGTCGCAGCCTGCACAAGGCAACTGACCACGATTCAGGCGGAGCACTTCGAAGGCAACGTGCCGAAGGTTCGAGCCTTGGAACACGGCCTGATAGCATCCTGCCGAGCGCGACGTGACGGTACGGCTCAATCGTTCAGCCTCTGAAAGTCGGCGCCCGTTTTTGGGCCTGCACTGTTCATGAGATGGCGGCGCATGTAGGCTTGGGGACTACTACCCATCTCGGTGCGGAATGCATAGACGAAGGCGGATGCCGAACCGTAGCCGAGTTCCATGGCGACCTGTGTCACGCCTAGACCACCGCCTAGAAGCTCTATTGAACGGAAGAGCCTAAGGCGTCGTCGCCACGAGCGTAAGCTCATGCCCAACTCGGTGTTGAAGCGGCGTGCCAATGTGCGAGGAGATATGTTCAACGCCAGCCCCCATTGTTGCGGGCTTCGGTTGTCGGTGGGATCCATATACAGTGCCTCGCACAGAGCGGTCAGCGGCGCATTGCGAGGCCATGGCAAAGCCGACGGCAGCAGCTGTACTCGCACAAGCTGGTCAAGGATAAGAGCGGTCACCCGGTTAGAGTAGCCATCCCCTTCCGGCTTGCTCTCAAGTTCCGTGGCCTCGACAATCAAGGCCTGGAGCAAAGGTGACATCATGAAGATAGTCGGCACTTTCGGTAAGTTTGCGCCGGCTTCATCAGCAATCCAGAGGCTTCGGAACACGGCGCCGAGAAGCGAGCCGACCCGATGCACGACGCCGGTTGGCAACCACACCGCCTGATCCGGTGTGATCACGAAGGATTCCCCTTCTGTATAGACAGTCAGCACCCCCGAGATCGCATAGACCAACTGATGCCAGGTGTGTGAGTGGTCTGGAAAGTAGTGACGCGCAGGAATGGTTTGCGCCCGCACGGTGATCGGCTGGGGAGGACGAACCCCGGCGGGCGCGGTGATCGCATGCCAAGTCATCCCACCCTCCATTTTGGCAGGTATTCTACATCATTTGTCTCTCCATTGAAATACAGCCACATGAAAAAGCGCTAATAGGCCGCCAAATCAACTGCCAAACGCCTTCGCCTCTCGACGCGATGATCCCTCGTGTCGGATCGACCGCTCGTGCCTTGTGAGTTCGGATGTCAGAAATCACTGCAAACAGCGTGCCCGCGACGGCCTCATCATATTATGACTCCGCCAGAG
It contains:
- a CDS encoding NodA family N-acyltransferase, producing MHSAVRWKLSWESELQLEDHVELAKFFRESYGPTGAFNAKPFEGSKSWAGARPELRAIAYDSAGVAAHMGLLRRFIKIGTVDLLVAELGLYGVRPDLERLGIGHSIRAVHPILQELNVPFAFGTVRQALHRHIERFSQHSPLTILSGIRVRSTLPQPRLDLPPTRVDDALVTVLPVGRPISDWPPGTMIDRNGPEL
- a CDS encoding AraC family transcriptional regulator; this translates as MTWHAITAPAGVRPPQPITVRAQTIPARHYFPDHSHTWHQLVYAISGVLTVYTEGESFVITPDQAVWLPTGVVHRVGSLLGAVFRSLWIADEAGANLPKVPTIFMMSPLLQALIVEATELESKPEGDGYSNRVTALILDQLVRVQLLPSALPWPRNAPLTALCEALYMDPTDNRSPQQWGLALNISPRTLARRFNTELGMSLRSWRRRLRLFRSIELLGGGLGVTQVAMELGYGSASAFVYAFRTEMGSSPQAYMRRHLMNSAGPKTGADFQRLND